The DNA sequence CGCCGGCTCTCACCATCGCCTAGTCGTTGTGCTCTCCGCTGCCAGGCTTGACTCCAAGCCGACGGTCCTCTTGGCTGAGAAGCTCAGCGAGGCCGGGCTGGACCTTCTAAAGGAGTCGACGACTACCAGTAGAATCAGGTATGTCTTTGATTTGCTTCTGTCTCTCTTGCAGGCGACTGATCATCACGGAAATCGCAACTTGATTGTATCTCCGGTCCCGGGCTGCAACCGGAGTCGTTGTTTTCAAAGAGAGCTTTTGCGATTTCGAAAATTTAGGCCACATCTTCGCCGATTCGGCTATGGATTTTGGGTTCGGATCCTCCGCCACCACAACTTACTACTATTTCCAAGACATCGGCGACCTCTTTGCCTCCGACCCTCTTGTTGCTTTCTGAGTTTGTAATAATAACTTCCACTGCTTGGTTTTTCCTGGGTGgccttattttttgttttttggtaaatttggcagaaggtttataaggaaagaagaaagaagaatgaaaaaaaaaagttttattgagtagttatacatgtctattgcggggcaataatataagtattggggggcaataatatgcatataaattgatcaattgtgcctgtagtgtattcattttggttttgggagtttatgcaattaactagagggcaataatatgattattgggagataataatatgagtattggggggcaataatatgattactagggggggcaataatatggttattggTTATTATTAGGGAGAAATAAATTCAGACGTCGGAATTTGGTCACCAGTCTGGTAGTCGGATTCAAgtcaccggtcaccggtcgccggaaacGGGTCACCAGTTGCCGGAGTCCACCAGCTTTACTCCGGTCTCTAATGACTTCTTTCTCTaggtgacaaagaaggagagggcaaaattgtcccaaaaataaataaaaatgaattaaaaaaaacttaattgggtattagagaaataatctcttagagtgtttgagtaagtgggcaatttttaagctaaaaatgagtaaatgatcatttcaccTACTTTCTattgttgtaataggagaagattGTTCTAGATTCTTAGTTCTAATTAGAATAGGATTCCTTGTACTCAAACATTATGTACTTGTACTCCCTATAAatagaggctcctattatcaataaaagatacaactattctcccaattctctctacaattctcttttccttaaacaattttCACCTCTGAAAGATTTTGGGCTTGTTTATGCTTTAGATGTAATTTGTTCTTGAACACAAACTACACCTTGCTGCTGAAACAATTCTAATAAACTAATATCCATGGATACACTTAATGTTATACACTTTCAACTTTGTAGGTTTCCAATAATGGTGCCTTACCGTTATGTAGCCCTTTCAAGCTATCAAACTCATAGTCTTGATCTctcatttcttcttcctttgccTGTCCCCATATTACACCATAAAACCCTATGGATATCATTACAGCTCCAAAAACACTGCAAATTTTGGTATCAACATTAGTTCCagcttcttttttgtttttttttttttttgaaaggttagTTGCAGCTTTTTTCCTGTCATAAagttgattaactcttgaagaAAGAAGTAATAACACCAAGGAGAGAGTGAGCAAGACCTGCCGAGAAAGAGATCATCGCCGAGGAATATGACACTGGATGCGGCAGCAATGCCAATCGACAATGGCTTGAAGATTGACACATACACAGGACCCTTCAAGTTTAGGCTCCATGTCGAAACAATGGTGCTGAACGCTGAAATAATGAGCCCCTAAACTTATGGAAACACAAAAATATTCCAGTTAATTCCACATTACCATTGTGTTGGCTGGTAGCACCTTATTATGTATGATAGTTCTCGATCTAATTAGTTTCTTACCGAGTATATAATGGCAATCAATGCTACGCCAGGCCGTAGTCTCCAGGCACTTAAGTTTGTTTCGGCTATGAATAAACAGACTGGTGCTGATATAATGGTTCCAAACAAGTTGTATAACAATGCCCAAACTAGCTCAACCGGGTATGTCTTCATGAAATGAGTCTGTGACAACATGCTACAAAATTCATAACTAGTAGGCCAGGAACcaggttgatttttttttttaggacaaTAAGATTGTTATCTGGTTTTCTGCTTTGGTTAATGTACTTTTGATTTCAACCATTAATAAGGTCCCGTAGTTTAGTTACACTTACTATCAACTTCAATGGATTGCTAGTGTAGGATGAGATTTTAGCCAACTTTAATaaagaatctcgaaaagaaagaagcgtctgcacattaagaagaatgatttgaatattaaaaattggtattcaaataggcttcttaatgatggaattaatcataattaCTCTTTtcgatatatcgggattctcgagcgaAATCTTGGTTGAGATTTCAAATATATGTTTGCGTAATATTTTTTAATATCCaggattttatttccgatttttatttaattaggtttcctagttttagtctataataaattgttctttttgttttctagttgtattaggtttattctatgtgccctatataaggcatctcttcgattgtaattttcattcaagttatcaataaacaaaccaaatattagagaagtttcacTATGTTTCTTACTGCTGtacccgtaattgctagtggattcaagctcatctcatatggctttcgatgCTTGACGAaacctcttactatcgtgttcacgcttcccgcataaATTGCAATGATAGACATTACCTTTGATCACCTTAGGTTCTGATCTTACATTCTTACCTCAAAATCACCAAGTTGGACTCTTTTTACATTTTTCCGTCTCCTTATGTGGTGGATATAACAAACTGAAGTTGGTTGCGAGCTTAACTAAACTACGAGACCTTGATTGCCATAATTACATGGACTAAAAATGTCATTAGTCCAAAACAGTGTAttttgttgaaggatgtcgacataatgtgtgcctctacaaactagggtttagaattgtaataggaatgtgttctaggtattcaattgtaatcggattctattacctttttggtaccttataactccctatttaaagggctcctattatcaataatatacacacaattccattcttttacaatacgttatcagcacgagccctaaccctagcctaaaagaaaagaaaaaccaaaaaccctaactttgaaaaaaaaaacttttctctctgctGTCAACCCCACCGGCCTCCAGTCTAGCCCACGCCACCACCCGCTTGCGCGTACAACATCGGCCTCCCTTGCTAGCATAGCAGCACACCTACGCAGTCTCTCTCAGGCCCAGCCTGTGCCCACATCACCAGCCTCCATCTCGATCTGTATCCCAGCACACCTGCGCGGTCCCTCTCACTGCCCCCGCGCAACTCCTCGCCTGCCTAAACCATCCCTGCGCAGCCTTAGTCCAACACGCCTCTGCCCCACCCAGCAGTCCCACGCCTTGCAGATCCCAGCAACCAGCGGCCTGCCTGCGTCCCTGCCAGCCAGCCTGCATCCTTACAAGCCCGCGCCCTGCCTGCTTCCCTGCCCACCTGCTGCCTCGCCCTGCCGAAGCTGCACACCTTCTGCCagcgagaaaaaaaaaaaacagaaaacaaaagaaagcagAAGAAGACGcacagaagaagaaggggaaggagtgggcccggaaagaaaaaaaggaaaagaaaaaaaaaggaagaaaaaaagaaaaggggaagGAGCAGGCTTGGGcccgaaaaaaagaaaaaaaaaagggagaagggcagcccaccaactgccaatttccgaccagattccGGCAAATTtaactacacgcctgcatcaacaagcacgtgttctcaagcccaaaatcatcacgtaagtttttgtaattaaagttgctgctttcttgtattttaaattcttttattttatgcagaatatcggaatatatgttgccaaatgatgttgagtatttaacaaagcggaattgtggggattcacgcttaacgaactaagagtgttcaaaattaaacgaactaagagcgttcgtatgaactaacagtgttca is a window from the Rosa chinensis cultivar Old Blush chromosome 2, RchiOBHm-V2, whole genome shotgun sequence genome containing:
- the LOC112188001 gene encoding WAT1-related protein At4g15540 isoform X2 yields the protein MAGRSCYRDVLPFAAMVTVESTNVGLNILFKLATTKGLSYYVFIVYSYAFATVLLLPLPFIFPRTRLPPLNFSLLFKAFLLGLIGFVANICAYKGIDYSSPTLASAMSNLTPAFTFILAVIFRMERLSLRSTNTRAKVMGTIVSVSGALVVVLCKGPTILSNTSERNWVKGGLLLTVGYLLFSAWSILQTLLSFRDSLLKLAKISSYTSNPLKLITHFMKTYPVELVWALLYNLFGTIISAPVCLFIAETNLSAWRLRPGVALIAIIYSGLIISAFSTIVSTWSLNLKGPVYVSIFKPLSIGIAAASSVIFLGDDLFLGSVFGAVMISIGFYGVIWGQAKEEEMRDQDYEFDSLKGLHNEKEVIRDRSKAGGLRQLVTRFRRPVTGDLNPTTRLVTKFRRLNLFLPNNNQ
- the LOC112188001 gene encoding WAT1-related protein At4g15540 isoform X1, with the protein product MAGRSCYRDVLPFAAMVTVESTNVGLNILFKLATTKGLSYYVFIVYSYAFATVLLLPLPFIFPSRTRLPPLNFSLLFKAFLLGLIGFVANICAYKGIDYSSPTLASAMSNLTPAFTFILAVIFRMERLSLRSTNTRAKVMGTIVSVSGALVVVLCKGPTILSNTSERNWVKGGLLLTVGYLLFSAWSILQTLLSFRDSLLKLAKISSYTSNPLKLITHFMKTYPVELVWALLYNLFGTIISAPVCLFIAETNLSAWRLRPGVALIAIIYSGLIISAFSTIVSTWSLNLKGPVYVSIFKPLSIGIAAASSVIFLGDDLFLGSVFGAVMISIGFYGVIWGQAKEEEMRDQDYEFDSLKGLHNEKEVIRDRSKAGGLRQLVTRFRRPVTGDLNPTTRLVTKFRRLNLFLPNNNQ